A stretch of DNA from Spirosoma endbachense:
GGTGTCAAGAAAACAACCGACCTGCTGGAACAAATTACCTGGGGTCTTGGCATCGGCGTAATGGTCTTATCGCTGGTTTCTTACATCCTGATCGACCGCAATCAGGTTTCTGGTGTTAATAGTATTAACGTAGATCGCGCACAAACGCAAACCCTACCGGGTGCGGCTGCGCCAACACCTGCGGCTGGTGCAGCCCCAAGCCAGGCTGTTCCGGGAGCGGCAACCCCAGGCGCATCAACCTCAGCCCTGACACCCCAGAAATAGGCTAAAGTCCATCAGGCATCAAAAAAAGGCTCCGGTTCGAACCGGAGCCTTTTTTTGATGCCTGATATCGATTACTCTGCGCCGAAACAGCCTGTATTCTTAAGCTACTGCTTTTACAAGTAGTTGTTGCGCAATGGGTAAGAGGGTCTCTTCAACGGGATAAGCATCCTGACTTTCTAACATGAACGTTGCCGGATTAGGCATATGTCGATGCCGACGAATCAGGTCAAGTTTAATATTCTCAACGGTATTCACAAAACTTTTACGGACAGCCTCTACAAACTGCAACCGAACTAATCGCCCACCAGGCTCCTGTTCCGAATACAGTGTCAGGCAAAAGTAATAGACCTGTGTTTCGGCCTGGCTCTTTGCCTGAATCAGCAAATAGCCTTCTTCGGGTCGCAATGGTAACAGGCCAACCGGAGCAAGCGTTACTGAACTGGCGATATCTGCCCATCGCTGCTGCCCTTCTGTCAGCATAGACTGAAATCGTGGCAGAGCAAAATTCATAATTGTATCTAATTCAGCCATAAATTCGTCGTCCGTTACCTCAGATTTATACTCGATTCGGGGTGGTGGGCCAGTAACTCTTTCTGCACGCTTGGGAAACGCAGCATTTAACGTACCTTTGCCCCTCGAAAAGCGAACACCAGCCTCGTAATGATTCCGTAAATCGGGTAAATCGGGGTAAAGTTTGTTTTCAGTGAAGTTTTGCCGGACAGCTTGTAAGTATGCCATCAAGACATATTTCTGGTACTCGGCATCAAGCCAATTTTGCGTAAACCAGTCAGACTGTAATTTTTTCATAGACTTACTAACGCACTTTAGTCAGCTTATTGGTTGCTCAAAATAGCGAATAGGTAGCAAAAAACCAAATTCTGTTTGCCTGAATCGTGTTTTATGAGAAGGAATTGTAAAGAAACCAGTAAATGGCAGTCTGTCAGTCTTAAGCCTGAAAATTTGACAGTCTATCGGGTTGGCACAAAAATTGGCAGTCGGTGAACGACGTGTAATGCATTGCACAACTAGTTAATAACCTTAATCAACTCATTATCATGGTAGCAGAAACGGAAAGCGTTAAAGTGAACGTGAAACCGCTGGCTGACCGGGTGCTGGTAGAAGCAGCTCCGGCCGAAGAAAAAACCTCGTTCGGGATCATTATTCCTGATACGGCAAAGGAAAAACCCCAGCGCGGAACAGTCGTAGCCGTTGGTGCGGGCAAGAAAGATGAACCCCTAACGGTTCAGGTGGGCGATACGGTACTGTATGGCAAATATGCTGGTACAGAAATCACCGTTGATGGCAAAGAGTACCTCATCATGCGCGAATCGGACATTTTCGCAATCCTGTAAATCAATGAATAATGTACAATGCACAATGAAGTGAACGCTTCTGCATTGCACATTGTCCATTTTTCATTTTACATTCTACATTTTCAAAAAAATGGCTAAGAAAATTTTCTTCGATACCGAAGCCCGTGAACGTATTAAAAAGGGTGTTGATACCCTGGCCGACGCGGTTAAAGTTACCCTCGGTCCTAAAGGCCGGAACGTTATTCTGGATAAAAAATTCGGCTCGCCTGTTATCACCAAAGATGGTGTAACGGTTGCCAAAGAAATTGAGCTGAAAGATGCCATGGAAAACATGGGTGCTCAGCTGGTGAAAGAAGTAGCTTCGAAAACTGCTGATTCAGCAGGTGACGGTACAACAACTGCCACTGTTTTAGCCCAAGCGATCTACTCGATCGGTGCCAAGAACGTAGCAGCGGGTGCTAACCCAATGGACCTGAAGCGTGGCATCGAAAAGGCGGTATTAGCCGTTGTTGCTAATCTGACCGAACAGGCGCAGACAGTTGGTGACGATTTCGGTAAAATCGAACAAGTAGCTACCATTTCGGCTAACCATGACGAAGAGATCGGTAAAATGATCGCTGAGGCCATGAAAAAAGTCGGTAAAGAAGGCGTTATTACGGTAGAAGAAGCTCGCGGAACAGAAACGGAAGTAAAAACCGTAGAAGGTATGCAGTTCGACCGTGGTTACCTGTCCCCTTACTTCGTGACGAATACGGAGAAAATGGAAGCTGAACTGGATCGTCCGTTCATCCTGATCTCTGAGAAGAAAGTATCGTCGATGAAAGAACTGCTGCCAGTTCTGGAGCAAGTTGCTCAAACCGGCCGGCCGTTGCTGATCATCGCTGAAGATGTTGATGGTGAAGCGCTGGCTACACTGGTTGTCAACAAAATCCGGGGTGCCTTGAAAGTTGCCGCCGTGAAAGCTCCAGGCTTTGGCGATCGCCGTAAGGCTATGCTGGAAGACATTGCTATCCTGACGGGTGGCCAGGTTATCAGCGAAGAACGCGGTTTCAAACTCGAAAACGCAACGATCGATTACTTAGGTCAGGCTGAAAAAATTCTTATTGACAAAGACAACACGACCATCGTGAACGGTGTCGGTCAGAAAGAAGATATCGCCGGTCGTGTGAATCAAATCAAAGCCCAAATTGAAAACACGACATCAGATTACGACCGCGAGAAATTGCAGGAGCGTCTGGCCAAACTGTCGGGTGGTGTGGCTATCCTCTACATCGGTGCTGCTACCGAAGTAGAAATGAAAGAAAAGAAAGATCGCGTTGACGATGCGTTGCATGCAACCCGTGCAGCCGTTGAAGAAGGTATCGTAACGGGTGGCGGTATTGCCCTGATCCGTGCGATCTCGTCACTTGACGCTATCAAACCAATCAACGAAGACGAAAAAACGGGTATCAATATCATCCGGGTAGCCCTCGAATCACCTTTACGTACGATTGTTGCCAATGCCGGTGGCGAAGGTTCAGTGATCGTAAACAAAGTGAAAGATGGCCAGGGTGGCTTCGGTTACAACGCGAAGAACGATACGTTCGAAGATCTGTTCGCAGCGGGAATCATCGATCCGAAAAAAGTAACCCGTCTTGCTCTGGAAAACGCAGCGTCAATTGCAGGTCTGTTGCTGACAACGGAATGCGTTATTGCTGACGAGCCAGAAGAAGCTCCTGCCGGTGGCGGTGCAGGTATGCACGGCGGTGGCGGCATGGGCGGCATGATGTAATATCGCTTGATTCCCTTAGTAAAAAGAAGCGACTCTGATCGATTGATCAGAGTCGCTTCTTTTTTGTCAATCTATCTAGTTTTCTAATGGGAGTCTGATCCGATAAAAACCTGAAATCTAATCGGTTTATGTATCCCCAAATCTAATCTATAGGTATGTTACTGGTATATAAACAAAAAAGCCAAGCGAGACACTCTCTTGGCTTTCTGATTTACTCAACGTTATGAAAAACTTTTCTTTTCGACACAATTATAAAACAAAAATAAAAAAGATTCATTCTTTTTTATAAAATAATTTTTCAACCAAATCCTATTTCCCTAATAATCAATAACTTAACTTAATTAGTCGGTCTTTTTTTAAGTATAAATACTTCGTTATTTATACTAATTTTTCAGCAAAACAGCTTTCAATACACCGTCATTACTGGCTTAATTTGGCGCTTTATAAGGTAAGTCAGGATTGGTTTATCAGTAGTTCAGTACGTTTCTATTCCATCTATAATGCCCGTTTCGAACAGTTTGGCCTAAGCTTAACGGATAACCTACGGAACAGCAAATGAGCTAGTTTGGAAGCCAGGGTCAGCATCATTAATAAATAATTATTTATCATTTAGCGACATTAACAACAAAAACACCATCGTTACTTGTCTAGGCCAAAGGCCTATTGTCGTTAACGTAATTAGATCAGTCGAAATGACACAATGAGAATTAGACAAACACGACCCCATCCCGAATTACCAGTTTTCGGTCGGCAAGGTCTGCCAGGTGTTCATTATGAGTGACAATGACAAACGTCTGCCCGAAATCATCACGAAGCTGAAAGAAAAGCTGGTGCAGGTCTTCAGCATTACGTGAATCGAGATTTCCGCTAGGTTCGTCAGCGAATACAATGGCCGGTTGATTAATCAGCGCCCGCGCCACAGCGACCCGCTGTTGTTCACCTCCCGACATCTGCGAAGGAAAATGAGTTGCCCGGTCGCGCAAGCCAAGCTTCTCTAATAATTCAGTAGCCCGCTGTCGAACAGCCCCCTCCTCTTTTCCAGAAATAAAGCCCGGTAAGCATACATTTTCAAGTGCTGTAAACTCAGGCAACAGGTTATTGAACTGAAATACAAACCCAATTCGCTCATTCCGGAACTGAGCTAATTGCCGATCGCTTAATGAAAATACGTTTTGCCCAGCGATATGTAGCTCACCGGCATCCGGTCGATCCAGGGTGCCAAGAATCTGGAGCAATGTTGTTTTACCAGCACCGGATGCACCCACAATCGATACGATTTCGCCTGGTTCAATGCTTACGTCGATTCCTTTCAGAACCGGCAGATTGCCATAGTTCCGACGGATATTAGAGGTCTTAAGAAGAGACTGCATTCAGAGTAAAAAATGAAGAGTGAAGAACGAAGAATGAAGAATCAGGAGTAATTATTCATCGCTCATCATTCTTCATTCTTCATTTCCTGCTAACTTGCCGCACAAAAATACGATTTCCAATTCTCCTTGTTGCAGTTGCCATGAATATACACGAGTATCAGGGTAAAGAAATTCTGAAAAAGTACGGTGTCCGGATTCAGGAAGGCATCGTGGCTGAGTCGCCCGAGAAGGCCGTTGAAGCCGCCAAACAGATTATGGCGCAGTCCGGCTCAAAATTCGTTGTCGTAAAATCGCAGATTCACGCTGGTGGCCGCGGCAAGGGCAAAATTGTCGGTACTGAACAGCGTGGTGTAGCCCTGGCTAAATCGGCTGACGAAGTTCGCGACATTGCCAAAAACCTCATCGGTAATGTGCTTGTAACGCACCAGACTGGTCCAGAAGGCAAAAAAGTCAACAAAGTACTCGTAGCTCAGGACGTTTTCTATCCCGGCGCAACGGAACCGAAAGAGATGTATATCAGCATCCTGCTCGACCGTACGAAAGCCTGCAATGTCATTATGGCCAGCACCGAAGGTGGCATGGACATTGAAGAAGTTGCGGAAAAAACACCCGAAAAAATCGTAAAAGAGTGGATCGACCCATCTGTAGGCTTGCAGCCCTTCCAGGCTCGTAAAGTTGCATTCGGATTAGGGCTGGAAGGTGAAGCCTTCAAAGAAATGGTGAAATTCGTGACGGCGCTCTACAAAGCGTACGTTGATACGGATGCCTCCATGTTCGAGATCAATCCGGTTCTTAAAACGTCGGATAACAAGATTCTGGCCGTTGACGCGAAAGTAAATCTGGACGACAATGCGCTCTATCGGCATCCCGACCTGAAATCGATGCGTGATCTGGCCGAAGAAGATCCGCTGGAAGTAGAAGCGTCTGCCAGCGACCTCAACTACGTTAAACTCGACGGTAATGTAGGTTGTATGGTCAATGGCGCTGGTCTGGCTATGGCCACGATGGATATCATTAAACTTTCGGGTGGCGAGCCTGCCAACTTCCTTGATGTTGGGGGTGGAGCGAATGCCAAAACGGTTGAAGCAGGTTTCCGGATTATTCTGAAAGACCCGAATGTTAAAGCTATTCTGATCAACATCTTTGGTGGTATTGTTCGTTGCGACCGCGTGGCAACGGGTGTCGTTGAAGCCTACAAAGCTATCGGTGATATTCCGGTACCAATTATCGTGCGGCTCCAGGGAACCAACGCAGAAGAAGGAGCCAAGATCATTGACGAATCAGGG
This window harbors:
- the secG gene encoding preprotein translocase subunit SecG: MVTVTIVITCILTVLLILIVLIQNSKGGGLAGEFGGLGSNQLMGVKKTTDLLEQITWGLGIGVMVLSLVSYILIDRNQVSGVNSINVDRAQTQTLPGAAAPTPAAGAAPSQAVPGAATPGASTSALTPQK
- the sucC gene encoding ADP-forming succinate--CoA ligase subunit beta — protein: MNIHEYQGKEILKKYGVRIQEGIVAESPEKAVEAAKQIMAQSGSKFVVVKSQIHAGGRGKGKIVGTEQRGVALAKSADEVRDIAKNLIGNVLVTHQTGPEGKKVNKVLVAQDVFYPGATEPKEMYISILLDRTKACNVIMASTEGGMDIEEVAEKTPEKIVKEWIDPSVGLQPFQARKVAFGLGLEGEAFKEMVKFVTALYKAYVDTDASMFEINPVLKTSDNKILAVDAKVNLDDNALYRHPDLKSMRDLAEEDPLEVEASASDLNYVKLDGNVGCMVNGAGLAMATMDIIKLSGGEPANFLDVGGGANAKTVEAGFRIILKDPNVKAILINIFGGIVRCDRVATGVVEAYKAIGDIPVPIIVRLQGTNAEEGAKIIDESGLKVQSAVLLKEAAEKVRQVVEAL
- a CDS encoding co-chaperone GroES; amino-acid sequence: MVAETESVKVNVKPLADRVLVEAAPAEEKTSFGIIIPDTAKEKPQRGTVVAVGAGKKDEPLTVQVGDTVLYGKYAGTEITVDGKEYLIMRESDIFAIL
- a CDS encoding ABC transporter ATP-binding protein — its product is MQSLLKTSNIRRNYGNLPVLKGIDVSIEPGEIVSIVGASGAGKTTLLQILGTLDRPDAGELHIAGQNVFSLSDRQLAQFRNERIGFVFQFNNLLPEFTALENVCLPGFISGKEEGAVRQRATELLEKLGLRDRATHFPSQMSGGEQQRVAVARALINQPAIVFADEPSGNLDSRNAEDLHQLFFQLRDDFGQTFVIVTHNEHLADLADRKLVIRDGVVFV
- the groL gene encoding chaperonin GroEL (60 kDa chaperone family; promotes refolding of misfolded polypeptides especially under stressful conditions; forms two stacked rings of heptamers to form a barrel-shaped 14mer; ends can be capped by GroES; misfolded proteins enter the barrel where they are refolded when GroES binds), giving the protein MAKKIFFDTEARERIKKGVDTLADAVKVTLGPKGRNVILDKKFGSPVITKDGVTVAKEIELKDAMENMGAQLVKEVASKTADSAGDGTTTATVLAQAIYSIGAKNVAAGANPMDLKRGIEKAVLAVVANLTEQAQTVGDDFGKIEQVATISANHDEEIGKMIAEAMKKVGKEGVITVEEARGTETEVKTVEGMQFDRGYLSPYFVTNTEKMEAELDRPFILISEKKVSSMKELLPVLEQVAQTGRPLLIIAEDVDGEALATLVVNKIRGALKVAAVKAPGFGDRRKAMLEDIAILTGGQVISEERGFKLENATIDYLGQAEKILIDKDNTTIVNGVGQKEDIAGRVNQIKAQIENTTSDYDREKLQERLAKLSGGVAILYIGAATEVEMKEKKDRVDDALHATRAAVEEGIVTGGGIALIRAISSLDAIKPINEDEKTGINIIRVALESPLRTIVANAGGEGSVIVNKVKDGQGGFGYNAKNDTFEDLFAAGIIDPKKVTRLALENAASIAGLLLTTECVIADEPEEAPAGGGAGMHGGGGMGGMM